In Candidatus Binatus sp., a genomic segment contains:
- a CDS encoding TetR/AcrR family transcriptional regulator, with the protein MPKTIAKRRRARPLERPERRTLLLECAIRVFARRGLGGARHSEIAREAKVSVPTVFCYFPTHEALVREVLEEVARFFTEMAETIHDQHRPAPEIILEHTRAFADTVATHPDYTRVLLEWSTALRDEVWPLYLQFQEKVIATIARTIRRWRMETGSQRDPDAEDDARVIAATGYVLVQMKVANMPSSRIERFVQTLVRDTLGEVRASAQNEAHLTEFNVAVG; encoded by the coding sequence ATGCCGAAGACGATTGCCAAACGGCGCCGGGCACGTCCTCTTGAGCGGCCCGAGCGCCGGACCCTCCTGCTCGAATGCGCCATCCGCGTGTTCGCCCGCAGAGGTTTGGGCGGCGCGCGTCATTCCGAGATCGCGCGCGAAGCCAAGGTCTCCGTTCCCACGGTGTTCTGTTATTTCCCGACACATGAGGCGCTGGTGCGCGAGGTCCTCGAGGAAGTCGCGCGCTTCTTCACCGAGATGGCCGAAACCATCCACGACCAGCATCGCCCTGCGCCGGAGATCATCCTGGAGCACACCCGCGCCTTCGCCGATACCGTTGCAACGCATCCTGACTATACGCGCGTGCTGCTCGAATGGAGCACCGCACTGCGCGACGAGGTGTGGCCGCTTTATCTGCAGTTCCAGGAGAAGGTTATCGCCACGATCGCGCGAACGATTCGGCGCTGGCGAATGGAAACCGGGAGCCAGCGTGACCCCGACGCCGAGGACGACGCGCGCGTGATCGCGGCGACCGGCTACGTGCTCGTCCAGATGAAAGTGGCGAATATGCCCAGCTCGCGGATCGAACGCTTCGTGCAAACTCTGGTGCGCGACACGCTCGGCGAAGTTAGAGCGAGCGCGCAGAATGAGGCTCATCTAACTGAATTTAACGTGGCGGTCGGATAA
- a CDS encoding LLM class flavin-dependent oxidoreductase: MRIGATIFNQNYGDWDRYEAEEQGKSVAKRAVRSDREIFNEEIGIARMADALGFDSVWTIEHHFTPYTMVTNPLQYLTYIAGITKHVDLGTMVTVLPWHNPVRVAEDVNMLDAFLGAGRNVICGVGRGLGRREYAGLGVDQNEARGRFDESLQVLTQLLATGQCDFDGEFYKIHGLRLRPQPERDLSVNLWCAGGTEQTVEIIAKHGVRPLTIPTTSLDIALANMRRYAALRRDAGYAPSHTKLALWTYVAETTSEAQAGAEQYMVEYANSALRHYELLGTHLKSIKGYEAYGAQSDALRKDPSPFTRGFFNSHPWGTPAQTIARATELAQAFGTDEIMFIFKYGAMPMAMAEKSMRLFAKEVLPALKELNPRPLAPEERASSSTVGSTPSGATA, translated from the coding sequence ATGCGCATCGGGGCAACCATCTTCAATCAGAATTACGGCGACTGGGACCGCTACGAAGCGGAGGAACAGGGCAAGTCCGTGGCCAAGCGCGCGGTACGGTCTGACCGCGAGATCTTCAATGAGGAAATCGGCATCGCCCGCATGGCCGACGCTCTCGGTTTCGATTCGGTCTGGACCATCGAGCACCATTTCACGCCGTACACGATGGTGACGAACCCGCTGCAGTACCTCACCTATATCGCCGGCATTACCAAGCATGTGGACCTCGGAACGATGGTCACGGTGCTGCCGTGGCACAATCCGGTGCGCGTCGCCGAAGACGTCAACATGCTCGACGCGTTCCTCGGGGCGGGCCGCAACGTGATCTGCGGCGTCGGCCGGGGGCTGGGGCGCCGCGAATACGCAGGGCTGGGCGTCGATCAGAACGAAGCCCGGGGTCGGTTCGACGAGTCGCTGCAGGTGCTCACACAACTGTTGGCCACCGGGCAGTGCGATTTCGACGGCGAGTTCTACAAGATCCACGGCCTGCGGCTGCGGCCCCAACCGGAGCGCGACCTCAGCGTTAACCTCTGGTGCGCGGGTGGCACCGAGCAGACGGTGGAGATAATCGCAAAGCACGGCGTGAGACCGCTGACCATCCCAACCACGAGCCTGGATATAGCGCTGGCGAACATGCGCCGTTATGCTGCGCTGCGCCGAGACGCCGGCTACGCACCGAGCCACACCAAGCTCGCGCTATGGACCTATGTGGCCGAGACGACCAGCGAGGCCCAGGCCGGAGCGGAGCAATACATGGTGGAGTACGCCAATTCGGCGCTGCGTCACTACGAGCTGCTCGGCACACATCTGAAGAGCATCAAGGGCTACGAGGCGTACGGCGCGCAATCGGATGCGCTGCGCAAGGATCCCTCGCCGTTCACGCGCGGCTTCTTCAACAGTCATCCTTGGGGCACGCCTGCGCAGACGATTGCGCGAGCGACCGAGCTCGCTCAAGCGTTCGGCACTGACGAGATAATGTTCATCTTCAAGTACGGCGCGATGCCCATGGCCATGGCGGAAAAGAGCATGCGTCTTTTTGCGAAAGAGGTGCTGCCGGCGCTGAAAGAACTGAACCCACGGCCCTTGGCGCCAGAAGAGCGCGCGAGTAGCTCGACCGTCGGGAGTACGCCGAGTGGCGCGACTGCCTA